A segment of the Asinibacterium sp. OR53 genome:
ATAATATTTGATTTTTATGTTTACTTATTTTGATAAAGCAAATTTACGATGACAGGGAGGGGGCAAACGAAAACATATCACTCTAAGACTGAAACATTTTACTGATTTTTGAATTGGCATACCCAGCAAAAAAAGAAGCAACCGAAATGGCTGCTTCTAAGTAATCTATGGTGAATGAAAAGTTAGTGTTAATGGAAAACCGTTCCTACCCATTTTTCGACTTCATTCTTTGCACCTTTGATATTGCTGTCCCTAACCGAAAAAGCATCTGCGACCTTTGCATTGGGAGCGAACTCTTTAATCTCGCTGACACTTTTACCTGTACCATAACCTGCGTGGGTATTGAACGGCAATATCGTTTTTCCACTGAAATCATTGTCCCGTAAGAATGTCCTTACCACTGGTGGAAGCCGCATATCCCAAACCGGATAACCAAAGAATATCGTATCGTAGTCCTGAATGTTCACATCTACTTTTTTAAACGGTGGTAATATTTTCCCTTTATTCTGTCTTGACATTTCGTCAATGGTTTCCTGATAACCTGACGGGTAAGGCACTTCCGGCTCTATACGGATAATACCTGCATTGGTTTTGCTCTGTATCCACTCCGCTAATTGTTTGGTATTGTTGGAGTGAGAAAAGTAAATGATAAGCATTTCACTGTTGTTCATGGTCTGTGCGTTGGTATTGAATAGCTGAAGTAGAAACAGGCAGATTAAACTAAGGGACTTCATTATTGGTTCCTGAATACTTTAGGGGATATTCCTGTTTTCTGACGAAAGAACCTTGTGAAGTAAGTAGGATAGTCAAACCCCAAACTGTAAGCAATTTCACTTACAGACAATTTTGTTTGTCGCAGCTTATTTTTAGCTATCTGTATAATTCCTTCATGGATATGGTCAATAGGTGAAGTGCCTGTGAAATGTTTAATCAAATCCCCGAAATAATTGGTGGACAGGTTTGCCCTTTCTGCAAAATAAGTTACGGATGGTAGTGCTGACAGCCCATTTGGAGTATTTAAACAAGCATCCAACTGCTGGTAAAAATCGGCAACTACTTTATTATATACTTTACTTCGGGCTTCAAACTGGCGTTCATAATAGATTTGCGTGTAAGAAATAATGAGCGAAGTATAAGAAATCAATACTTCTTTGGAGAAATTTTCTTTTTGATATTCCTTATAAGATTTTGAAAACAAATCATACAAGGTCTCTTTTTCTTCTGGGGTTAAAAATAAGGCTTCATGTCGGTCATAATTGGCAAAAGAAATATCTTTGACCGTTTTATCCAATAGCTTTTTATTGATAAATATGGCATAACCGGAAAAAGGACTTTTCAAATCCCACTCGATTACGTTTCCCGGTTTATCAAGATACAGGTAACTGTCTGACATACTATCAATGGGTGACTGTACTTCAATTTTATCTTTTAGTGCCAATAAATAAAAGTCAATTTCTACAGGGAGTGATTTCAGTAAAATATCAGGATTTTCATCGTAATGAATAACCTGTATCATATCACTGTTATTGCCTTTTACATTGATATATTTTAGAAGGGACGGTATGTTGTATATTTTGTTCATCGAAAATGCTATCTGTCATTAAACAATTTACAAAATTAGAATATACTATTTTTAAGTCCCGAAACATTTAACGGTAAAAATGAAACATTTTACAGGTTCTGATTTTATTTATTGTCCTCTACCTTTTTGTTTCTTCTTTTTCTTCATACGGTTAGCAAATGTCTGTTCCTCGTAATCTTCGCCCTGCGCTTCGGGCAACAAACCGCCCAATCCATCTATCAATCCAAAATCATCAGTCGGTTGCTCTTTATTAAGGAAATCGAAAAGCCCGTGTGGTTCTTCTTTTTCATCAGCATTATGTTTTCCTGTTGCGGGTAAATCTGCGGTGCTGGTCTGCTCCGTGTTTTGGCGTTGGACAATAGCTTCCTCTTTCCACCACTCATTAAAGACATTCGCAGATAGTTTTTTATCCAAAGCTGAACCGTTCCAAACGCTGCGGCTTTCATGGTCTATAAAAGTCATACCGTAAATGCGCCCTTCGTCATTGCGGCGCACAACAGTATTGATGCCTTGCTCCATCAGTTGCTTTTTAAAATCCGTTTCATTAGTAGCGGTGTGCATGGCTGCTTCAATGGTGTTTTTGAGGATGGCTCTTGCAGGACTGGTTTTCATTTTTTCCTTAGCTTCTGCAAAGTGCTTTTGCAGTTTGTCCAATCCTGCGTGTTTGCCAAAGCGGGAAGCCTTAAAAGGATTGCTGGCTTTTTCTCCCTGTTCGTTCAGGGCGAAATACACCAGCCCGTTTTTGGGTTGCCCGTGCAGTTCACCTTTTACTTCCTCCGCCGTAATATTGAATAAGGAAAGCAAAGCGTTGTAAGCCCCGATGCTTTGGTATTGGTAATACTTTGGCAGGTATCTCACCACGGATGCGATTTGGCTCTTAATATCTCCGGCTCTGTAATCCACCGGACGAAATGCTTGCTCATCGCCAGTGCGCTGTTTTTCTGTGGCGGGCGTTAGATTATATTGCTGCTCTAAATCCCTGCAAATTGCCATTGATTGCGGATGGTCGTAGCTATCGCTTATCTTCTTGCCGTCTATGCCTACACAGACCGTTACGATATGGATATGGCTGCGTTCAATATCGGTATGCTTAAAAACAATATAGGGCTGTTTACCATATCCCATACGTTCCATGTACTCCTGTGCCATTTCCATAAACTGGGCATCGCTGACCTTATCCGCAGGATCTGGGTTCAGTGATATATGCCGAACAGGTTTTTCTGTTCTGATATTGGCAGACAAATAAGGTTCAAAACACTGGTGCAGATAATTAGCTGAATAGATATTATCCAGTGTTTCGGGTATCTTGTTCAATAACAAAACCTGCCCGTTTTCGCTGTCAATCTTTTTCTGATTGTAAGAAATTGCACCGTACAAATTCTCACCTTTACCAATTTTCGCTATCATGTTATCTGTCTTTTTGCAGGTGTTCTTTTTCAAACGCTGCTGTTAATTCAATCACTTTGCGACACAGGGCAGCCATTTCTGCGGTCTGTTTTTCCAACTTAAAGAGATAAGCCGATGCTTTTTTCTCCGA
Coding sequences within it:
- a CDS encoding flavodoxin, which encodes MNNSEMLIIYFSHSNNTKQLAEWIQSKTNAGIIRIEPEVPYPSGYQETIDEMSRQNKGKILPPFKKVDVNIQDYDTIFFGYPVWDMRLPPVVRTFLRDNDFSGKTILPFNTHAGYGTGKSVSEIKEFAPNAKVADAFSVRDSNIKGAKNEVEKWVGTVFH
- a CDS encoding AraC family transcriptional regulator, which gives rise to MIQVIHYDENPDILLKSLPVEIDFYLLALKDKIEVQSPIDSMSDSYLYLDKPGNVIEWDLKSPFSGYAIFINKKLLDKTVKDISFANYDRHEALFLTPEEKETLYDLFSKSYKEYQKENFSKEVLISYTSLIISYTQIYYERQFEARSKVYNKVVADFYQQLDACLNTPNGLSALPSVTYFAERANLSTNYFGDLIKHFTGTSPIDHIHEGIIQIAKNKLRQTKLSVSEIAYSLGFDYPTYFTRFFRQKTGISPKVFRNQ
- the mobB gene encoding conjugal transfer protein MobB, translated to MKKNTCKKTDNMIAKIGKGENLYGAISYNQKKIDSENGQVLLLNKIPETLDNIYSANYLHQCFEPYLSANIRTEKPVRHISLNPDPADKVSDAQFMEMAQEYMERMGYGKQPYIVFKHTDIERSHIHIVTVCVGIDGKKISDSYDHPQSMAICRDLEQQYNLTPATEKQRTGDEQAFRPVDYRAGDIKSQIASVVRYLPKYYQYQSIGAYNALLSLFNITAEEVKGELHGQPKNGLVYFALNEQGEKASNPFKASRFGKHAGLDKLQKHFAEAKEKMKTSPARAILKNTIEAAMHTATNETDFKKQLMEQGINTVVRRNDEGRIYGMTFIDHESRSVWNGSALDKKLSANVFNEWWKEEAIVQRQNTEQTSTADLPATGKHNADEKEEPHGLFDFLNKEQPTDDFGLIDGLGGLLPEAQGEDYEEQTFANRMKKKKKQKGRGQ